One Heyndrickxia oleronia genomic window, ATCTAAAGGCACAAGGAGCAAAAATTGATATTTGGGGAATTGGAACGAAGCTTATTACCGCCTATGATCAGCCTGCATTAGGCGCTGTATATAAACTAGTCTCCATTGAAGATGAGCATAAAAATATGGTTGATACGATTAAAATTAGTGGAAATCCAGAGAAAGTCTCTACACCTGGGCTTAAGAGGGTTTATAGAATTATCAATAAAACAAATCGTAAATCCGAAGGTGACTATATTGCATTAGATCATGAGAATCCACAGGAAGAAAAGAGACTTAAAATGTTTCATCCTGTTCACACATTTATTAGTAAGTTCGTAACAAATTTCGAGGCAAGAGAGCTTCATCATTTGATTATTCAAGATGGACAATTGGTTTATGAAGCACCTTCACTTCAACAAATTCAGAAAATGGTTAAAGAAAATTTAAAACTATTATGGGATGAATATAAGCGTCCATTAAATCCAGAGGAATACCCAGTGGACTTAAGTCAAGAATGCTGGAATCATAAAATGAATAAAATTCATGAAGTGAAAGAAGAAATGAATAAACGTTTAAATATTCAGGGGGAATAATTGTGGGGAAAATTGGAATATATGGATCTTCATTTGATCCAATTACAAATGTTCATTTATGGACAGCAAGTACAGTTGCGCACCGATGTAAATTAGATAAGGTAATTTTTCTGCCATGCTCAAATAAGCGGAAGGACAAACAAATGAATACAAAGGATGAACACCGCTGGAACATGGTTCAATTAGCTATTAAAGATAATGAACGCTTTATTGCAGATAATTATGAAATGCTACAAGATGCATGGAAAATCTCAACGTATGAAACATTAAAGTACTTTAAACAAAAATATAAAAATGATGAAATATATTTTATAATGGGGGCCGATCTTCTTATTGATATAGGAGAGGGACGTTGGGGAAATTCTGAATTACTGGTGAAAGAAAATAAATTTATTGTAATGGCACGTGATGGCATTGATATGGTTAAAGCGATTAGCAAATCTCCCATTCTACGAAATAATGATGATGGAAATACATTTCATTTAATTGATAAGGGATTGTCTATGGAAATTAGTTCAACTTATATTAGAGAGGAATTTAAATTAGGTGGAGAACCAAGATATTTATTACCAGGAAAATGTTATGAATATTGTATCAATCACGATTTATATAAATAATTTTAAGTGTTTGCAGTAATTTTTATTTACAGGCTGTTTTCGTATAGTTTGTAGCATTTGTAAAAGCCTAACTTCGGACTTTTACACTTATAAACAGGTTCTGTATTCTTATGAAGTTTGCAGCTTTTTTCAATTCTTTTAATCTCTACTTAAATAGCAACATGATTTTGGAAAAGAGTCTTGTTAAAAAAGGATGATTATTGAGTGACTAGCCACAAAAATAATCATCCTTTCTTAAATTAGAGGATAAGCTTGATTGCAGTAATACAGAGACCAATAATAAAACCACAAATAGCCCCATTCACCCGAATCCATTGTAGATCTTTGCCCACATTATTCTCAATCATGTTAATCAACATTTCATCATCCAGTTTATCCAGGTTTTCCTGGACAAGCTTCCCTATTTTTGAATGGTTGACTTCGATTAAGTTTGTAATTTGTGTATGTAACCAGGTTTCGATAGATGCAATTTTTTGTTCATCATTACTATAATTATCCAATATTCCATTTAACAAGGGAAAGAGGGATTCATCCCAAAACCTATCTTCATGAATATAAGCAATTGCTCTATGTCTAAAACTTTCGATCATTCCTTCTAATTGGTCATGTGGGTTCCATTTAGAAAGAATAGCATCCTTTAATCCTTCTATTTCATTAATCAATTGCTCATTATTTTTTAGATTATCTAACCCGGATTGAATGGATTGTAGAAGTTTTTCACGGTTTTCACTATCCTGATGTTTTAGGTCATTCATAATATTCTTCAACAGGGTTTGAATAATTTTTCCGAGTTTTTCTTCATTTACTAAGCTTTGGAAAGACTTTAAAGCAAATTGTAAAAATCCATCCAACTCAATTTTATTCAGAGCTTTGATAGCTGCACTCCCAAGTTGGATTTTACTCTCTTCTTTTGCTACCCAGCTTTCTGCTTGCTCCAATAGGTAGTCCAATGCTTTATGATCATATTGTCGATCTTCAATTAGTTTAACTATGTTTGGAAGCAAGGTTTTTACCTTATAGGAATGAATATAACTTTTTATCTGTTCAATAATGACTGGAATAAATTTTGTTAGATCTATATGTTTAATTATTTTTTCAATTAAAGAGAGGATTCCTTTTTTAAATCTTTCAGAATACATCTCTTTTTTTGCTACCGCTAATAGCTTTACTGTCAACTGTATGTTCTTAAGTTTATTTACTATACTTTCTTTCGAAAGCCAGTCATTTTCAATTGTAGAAACGAGAGCTTTCGTTATACGTTTTCGGTTTTTTGATAATAAAGAGGTATGTGGTATAGGTATTCCTAATGGATGCCTAAAAAGAGCTGTGACCGCAAACCAGTCTGCTAAACCACCGACGATTCCAGCTTCAAAACCACCTTGTAGCAATCCTAAAAATGGGTTGGAATGCTCAAAGGGGAGGGTGGCTATAAAACCAATTCCCATAACTGCAAGCGATGTTCTCGCTAAATACTTAGAATTTTTCACCATAATCAATCATCCTTTTACTGCCAAATACTTATTTACAATATGTAATTAAGAGCTATTAATAAAAACATTTTAATGCTTATTGCTGATAAATGGAAGAATGATGTATAAAAATAAACATATTATGTTAACTTAAATCAGCTTTTTTCTTCATTATTTAAAGTATGTAAAACTGAAATGACATTTTAAACGTACTCCAACCTATCGTCATTAAAGAATGGTTAAGATATATGTTCCCGGTTGTTGAATATCATCCTTAAAAAAATCAGCTAATAAAGGCATACAAAGATCTATTTAAGCTCCTTGTTCATAATACGGTTATGTAATTTTGAGAGTAATAATAGAGAAAGGATCGCACCAATAAAAGTTAATGACATATCCCACTGTGAATCCCAAACATCCCCTTGAGTTGCAAGGAAACTTTTTGCCGATCTTCCAACTATCTTAGCAACAAGCCATTCTATTATTTCATATATCGCTGAAATAGCAAGAATGATGGATAAAGTAATACAAATCAGCCATTTTGAAGGCTTTATACATGTATTCCTAAGAAGAAGCTCGCGGATTACAATAATAAAACTTCCTTTTGCAAAGTGGCCAAAACGATCATAATTATTTCGCTGCAAATGAAATTCATCCTTTAACCAACTGAATAGTGGTACATCGGCATATGTGTAATGCCCACCAATAAACATAAGAACGACTAAAATAGTGATAATTAAATAGGAAAGGGTTGTCAATCGGAATCGGGTATAGGTAAAAAGGAGAACCAATAGACCGATGACCGCAGGTGAAACTTCAAGCATCCATGTAAAATAATCATTAGCCTGAATGACAGACCATAGAAGGAATATGATAATAATAATAAATAAAAAGAAGTGGGAAAATTTTACGTTTTTCATTTATGAAAATATCTCCTTTTTGCAATAGTGTTACCATCTATCTATTCAAATTATGCGAAAGAGTTAAAGACGGATTTAATAAGTATTTGAATAATTTTAATGTTTGATAAATTTAAGTATTCTTTGTATAGTAATAGGATACAGGGGTGGAGTGAAGTGGTTAGTAATAGGAAAATGAAAAAGTTAGAAAATAATCATATAATTATTGTTTCTATTGCTACAGCGCTTTGCTTAATCGGCGATTCAATGCTGTATATCACGTTGCCAATTTATTGGAAAGACGCAGGATTAACATCTATATGGCAAGTAGGTTTTTTATTATCAATTAATCGCTTTGTACGATTACCTGCAAATCCGATCATAGGATGGATTTATAAAAAAATTACCTTAAGAACCGGTCTTTTAATTGCTGTTATTATCGGATCTTTAACGACCGTTGGATATGGAGTAGTAGAAGGCTTTATCGGATGGGTTATTTTACGAGGGTTATGGGGGATCGCATGGTCATTCTTTCGGATTGGTGGTTTATCAGCAGTTGTTTTGTTTGCTGAAAATAATAGTAGGGGCAAGGCGATGGGATTATATAATGGGCTTCATCGCTTAGGTAGTTTATTTGGCATGTTATTAGGCGGAATTCTTGTGCCATTATTTGGCTTTAATATTATTTCCATTTTATTTGGCATCGTATCAGTTGCAGGTTTACCTATCATACTTTTTAGATTAAAAGAACAACCAATTTCATCTGAAACTGTGCCTAAAAAATCTACAAATAAAGGTTTCTTTAAAAATGACATCGGATCCACTATAACCATTATGTTTAGCGGTTTTTTTATTGCCATGCTTATACAGGGGATTTTAACAGCTACATTAAGTAGCTTAATCGAGTACCATTTCGGAGAAAAACCTTCTTTATTAGGTATTGTGATTAGTGTAACGGCTTTATCTGGTAGCATTCAATCAGCACGGTGGGTATGGGAACCATTTCTAGGTACGAAGGTAGGCATATGGTCTGATGGAAAAAGAGGAAGGATTCCACTTTATATCGGTTTCTTAGCTCTTTCGTCGATATTATTCGGCATGCTTTCCTTACACCTAGCCATTTTCGTATGGTTATTCATGATCCTGCTCGTAATGGCTGCTTCTACAGCTATAACTACTTTAACAGACGCTATTGCGAGTGATGTAGCGAGGGAAACAAATGCTATTTCTTTTTTGACGATTTACTCGATTGTCCAAGATTTAGGAGCCGCAATCGGTCCATTCACTGGTTATTATTTTATCGAAAAAGTAAACGGATATTATTATTTATATTGGGGAAGCTCCATTGTTTTACTCTTATTAATGCTCGCATGGTGTAGCATATTTTTGTATAAAAAATTAACTAGTAATCAAGTGATACATACAGATGGTTTAGGTAAATAGATGGTTAATAGAGCGGAGGGAGTAAATAATTGATGAACTCAATTCAAGCTGTATTTATTGATCGTGATGGAACTATTGGAGGGAACGATCAAGCGATTTTTCCTGGAGAATTCGAAATGTATCCATATGTAGAAAAAGCACTTGAACAATTACGAAGCAGTGGTTTAAAGATTTATGCATTAACTAATCAGCCAGGGGTTAGTAGGGGAGAAGTTAATAAAGAGGATTTCGAAATAGAATTAAAAAAGTTCGGTTTTGATAAAATCTATCTTTGTCCTCATGAACATCTTGAAGGGTGTAGATGTAGAAAGCCATCACCAGGTATGTTAATGGCTGCTGCCAAAGAAAATGACTTGGATTTAAGAAAATGTATGGTTATAGGAGATCGATGGACAGATATGCTTGCTGCGGATTTGGCTGGATGTATGAAAATCCTCGTAAAAACTGGTGCAGGAATGAACGAATATCAAAAATATAAAAATGCTGAGTTTTTTGGAAGATGGGCAGAAGTTTCACCTAATTATATAGCAGAAGATTTGCGAGATGCAGTGAATTGGATCATGGAATGAGTAGTGGCTGGAACAGTAATTAAACTAGCAAAGCGGGAAGCAAAGAACCTGTATTCTCGACTTCCCCCTTATTGCTCCAAGTGAGCTTTAAATTTTCTTAATTTTAGACAAATCCCCACTGCATAGTGTATCAAGATTATCAAAAATTTTACAGGCAGGCCAATCCCACCATTTAATAGTAAGAAGATAATCGATGAGCTCATCATCAAATCTTTTTTTAATAATATTGCAGGGATTCCCGCCTGCAATATGGTAAGGGGGAATATCTTTTGAAACGACAGAACTGGCAGCAATAATTGCTCCATCACCAATATGCACACCGGGCATTACGGTGACATTTTGACCAATCCACACATCATTTCCAATTACAGTGTCACCTTTTAGTGGTAAGTCTGATAGTGAAGGAGTTGATTTCTCCCAGCCATTGCCCATAATGTTAAATGGATAGGTAGTGACACTGCACATTCGATGATTTGCACCATTCATTACAAATTCAATACCCTTTGCGATAGCGCAAAATTTTCCGATAAACAGTTTATCACCAATAAATTCATAGTGATGTGTGACATGCTCTTCAAACTTTTCAGCACCATTCATATCATCATAATATGTGTAGTCACCGACAATAATATTTGGACGTGTTATAACGTTTTTAATAAAGCATATACTTTTAATTGCTTCATTTGGGTAGATGGCATTAGGATCGGGTCCATATTGCATATAAAAATCTCTCCTTTGCATTATATAGATTGCAAGAATACAGCGTATTACTTGATATCCCCTTCTAATTTTTATTACACACAAACTATGCGAAAACAGCTTTTAATAAGTGTAAATTAGATTAATTAAGAGTATTAAAATGAACTCTCCTTCTTTACTTCGATAGTCATCGTCAAATTCCTTCAAACCTTCAAACTTCATTTAATCTTTCTTGTTATTTAGTGAGTAAATAATTTTAAAATGAAATTTTTTTGCTCATATCTTCTTTTTTATAAAATCATAGATAATCTGTATGTGATTCGAAGGAAAAGGAAAAATCCCGATTATTATTAGGGTAGGGATAATGGGATCAGTTAGTAAACAATACATAATACTTCTTTATTTTTACATATGAGGGCTATATACAATAAAAAAGAAAGGCAAGACAATCTGCCTTTCTATGAATTGAATATTAGTTACTGTTGATGTTCACTTCTGAATGATAAGGAATTCCCTTGGTGATTTTTTCATTTCGAAACTATTTTTTTGTGTTTCTCTAAAAAATGACATAAAGATGATTTTAAAAGGGAAAGACTGTCCTCAAATTCTCTATTTCACACAACAGAGTCTTTGAAAGTTAATTAGCCTATTTTGATTGAACATTACTTAGAATAATTTTACTGTGAGGAATGCTTGGAATATTCACCATGCTATAGCTAAGATCTTGGTCTTGTATATCGTATTCCATATGATTCACAAGGAAATTTAGACTTATCTTCATGATTTCTATAGTGACCCATTCTCCTGCACAACGGTGTCCAAGAAGATAATCACCACCACCTTGGGGTATAAAATTGAATCGATTTTCCTCCCATTGAGCAAATCGATTTGGATTAAACTCATCAGGTTGATCCCATATTTTTGGGTCATGATTCGTTCCGTAAAGATCTAATAGGGTTAATGTTCCTTTTTTGAATAAATAGCCGTTCCAGATAAAATCGTTTTTAACTAATGCTGCTACCATTGGGAAAAATGGATAAAAACGCCGTACCTCTTGTACAAACATCCAATAATAATCTTCATCATTTTTCACTAGTTTATCCCTTTCATGAGGATAATGATGTAGTGCAACCGCAAGAAAATTAATATAAATTGAAATTGCCACAATAGGACGCAATATATTAATGACTTCTACAGCAACAGTTTCAGTATTAAGAAGCTCCCCGTTAAGATCCTTATGCCAGGTAAATTGATGCAATAGTGTATTTTCTGAGATTTTCAGCTTTCCATCCCGAATGTTGCTAATCAGCTCACTCATGTTGGTTTCTACTTGATTTCTTGCTTTCCTCCCACGCCAATGAGTTGGACCGATTTTAGCAGGTGATTCAAACATTGCAGCTAGATCTTTTGTTAGATTTGTCATTTCCTCATCTTGAACAGAAATACCTACCCATTGGCAGGCGGATTTACATAAAATTTCTTTCACCTCATCAAATAATATCACTTTTTTCATATTTCCCCATTTATCTAACGCATTTTGCCACTGTTTTTCAGCTATAACTTTAAGTTTATTTAGTTCATAGGGAGACATTTGGGACATAAACATTTCCTTACGATGTTTATGTTTTTCACCATCTAATCCTTGAACCCCATTTTTTCCAAATAAGGTTTGAATTAAACGGTTAGGCGCTGCGTCTTTCCTTGCAAACTTATCCGTATCATAAAAAACTTCTGCCGCTTCATTCCCCGTCATACAGATTGCTTTTTTACCAAGCAATCGTGTCTCGAAAATATTGGACTGAAAGCTTTGACATCTATTTGGTATAAACATATAACCTTCTCTAAGCATACTTAAGCTATGGTCTAATCCATCTTCTTTGGGTATCTTTTTAATTTTTTCCATTTGATCCAGCTCCATTTTTTCTGTGGAATAGTAATTATTATTATTTGATAATTTACCCTAATTACTCTTAGAAGAATCATCTTCTTATGTTTTTGAATATTTCAAGGTTAGTTTTTTCCTAATAATAGAAGAATCTATACAACAGATGGTTGAGAGAATAAAAAAGTTGCAAATGACTCAAATATGAAGTCGGTCACTATCAAAGGCGTAATGAAGAGTGATGATAACAGAGGGATCAAGGGTGTATTACCATGCTCTTGCATATGCAAAAAAATAATGAAAAAGATCCTATTGATAATGGAAAAGTAAATATATTGAAAGCTGTGAATTGTTATATGATCTATTGATACCTCAAAGTTGATAATATTGGAAGTAGAAAAAGAGGATTGTGAATTAAGAGGAAAGGAGTTGAAGATCTAAGAGTTCAGCAGCTTTTTTATTCGAATAAAAGGCAGGTTATTTCATGAAGAATGATGAAGTAAATAGTATGGTTATAAAAAGTAGAGGTGGCAATGGAATGATAAATGAATTTATAACGATTAGAAAAGCTGTTTTAACTGATGCAGAAGGAATAGCTAAAGTACACGTTGACAGTTGGAAAACAACTTATGCCAATATTGTTTCAGATGAATATTTAGATAATCTTTCATATGAAAGTCGTGAACAAATGTGGACTGATGCCATTCCTTATGGAGGTGTTTTTGTAGCAGAAAACAATGAAGGAAAAATAGTTGGTTTTTCCAAGGGCGGAAAAGAAAGAAGCGGTAAATATAAAGGGTACGAAGGAGAGCTATATGCCATTTATATTTTAAAAGAATATCAAGGTCAAGGAATTGGAACAGCACTTATTAAACCAGTTATAGATGAAATTAAA contains:
- the nadD gene encoding nicotinate (nicotinamide) nucleotide adenylyltransferase, with the protein product MGKIGIYGSSFDPITNVHLWTASTVAHRCKLDKVIFLPCSNKRKDKQMNTKDEHRWNMVQLAIKDNERFIADNYEMLQDAWKISTYETLKYFKQKYKNDEIYFIMGADLLIDIGEGRWGNSELLVKENKFIVMARDGIDMVKAISKSPILRNNDDGNTFHLIDKGLSMEISSTYIREEFKLGGEPRYLLPGKCYEYCINHDLYK
- a CDS encoding GNAT family N-acetyltransferase, whose protein sequence is MINEFITIRKAVLTDAEGIAKVHVDSWKTTYANIVSDEYLDNLSYESREQMWTDAIPYGGVFVAENNEGKIVGFSKGGKERSGKYKGYEGELYAIYILKEYQGQGIGTALIKPVIDEIKGMGLNTMLVLVLKDNTSRHFYEALGGQNIDRVEVEIGGKILSELVYGWKDIRTIF
- a CDS encoding MFS transporter — encoded protein: MVSNRKMKKLENNHIIIVSIATALCLIGDSMLYITLPIYWKDAGLTSIWQVGFLLSINRFVRLPANPIIGWIYKKITLRTGLLIAVIIGSLTTVGYGVVEGFIGWVILRGLWGIAWSFFRIGGLSAVVLFAENNSRGKAMGLYNGLHRLGSLFGMLLGGILVPLFGFNIISILFGIVSVAGLPIILFRLKEQPISSETVPKKSTNKGFFKNDIGSTITIMFSGFFIAMLIQGILTATLSSLIEYHFGEKPSLLGIVISVTALSGSIQSARWVWEPFLGTKVGIWSDGKRGRIPLYIGFLALSSILFGMLSLHLAIFVWLFMILLVMAASTAITTLTDAIASDVARETNAISFLTIYSIVQDLGAAIGPFTGYYFIEKVNGYYYLYWGSSIVLLLLMLAWCSIFLYKKLTSNQVIHTDGLGK
- a CDS encoding cytochrome P450 gives rise to the protein MEKIKKIPKEDGLDHSLSMLREGYMFIPNRCQSFQSNIFETRLLGKKAICMTGNEAAEVFYDTDKFARKDAAPNRLIQTLFGKNGVQGLDGEKHKHRKEMFMSQMSPYELNKLKVIAEKQWQNALDKWGNMKKVILFDEVKEILCKSACQWVGISVQDEEMTNLTKDLAAMFESPAKIGPTHWRGRKARNQVETNMSELISNIRDGKLKISENTLLHQFTWHKDLNGELLNTETVAVEVINILRPIVAISIYINFLAVALHHYPHERDKLVKNDEDYYWMFVQEVRRFYPFFPMVAALVKNDFIWNGYLFKKGTLTLLDLYGTNHDPKIWDQPDEFNPNRFAQWEENRFNFIPQGGGDYLLGHRCAGEWVTIEIMKISLNFLVNHMEYDIQDQDLSYSMVNIPSIPHSKIILSNVQSK
- a CDS encoding DUF2238 domain-containing protein, with amino-acid sequence MKNVKFSHFFLFIIIIIFLLWSVIQANDYFTWMLEVSPAVIGLLVLLFTYTRFRLTTLSYLIITILVVLMFIGGHYTYADVPLFSWLKDEFHLQRNNYDRFGHFAKGSFIIVIRELLLRNTCIKPSKWLICITLSIILAISAIYEIIEWLVAKIVGRSAKSFLATQGDVWDSQWDMSLTFIGAILSLLLLSKLHNRIMNKELK
- a CDS encoding HAD-IIIA family hydrolase gives rise to the protein MNSIQAVFIDRDGTIGGNDQAIFPGEFEMYPYVEKALEQLRSSGLKIYALTNQPGVSRGEVNKEDFEIELKKFGFDKIYLCPHEHLEGCRCRKPSPGMLMAAAKENDLDLRKCMVIGDRWTDMLAADLAGCMKILVKTGAGMNEYQKYKNAEFFGRWAEVSPNYIAEDLRDAVNWIME
- a CDS encoding DUF445 domain-containing protein — its product is MVKNSKYLARTSLAVMGIGFIATLPFEHSNPFLGLLQGGFEAGIVGGLADWFAVTALFRHPLGIPIPHTSLLSKNRKRITKALVSTIENDWLSKESIVNKLKNIQLTVKLLAVAKKEMYSERFKKGILSLIEKIIKHIDLTKFIPVIIEQIKSYIHSYKVKTLLPNIVKLIEDRQYDHKALDYLLEQAESWVAKEESKIQLGSAAIKALNKIELDGFLQFALKSFQSLVNEEKLGKIIQTLLKNIMNDLKHQDSENREKLLQSIQSGLDNLKNNEQLINEIEGLKDAILSKWNPHDQLEGMIESFRHRAIAYIHEDRFWDESLFPLLNGILDNYSNDEQKIASIETWLHTQITNLIEVNHSKIGKLVQENLDKLDDEMLINMIENNVGKDLQWIRVNGAICGFIIGLCITAIKLIL
- a CDS encoding Vat family streptogramin A O-acetyltransferase, giving the protein MQYGPDPNAIYPNEAIKSICFIKNVITRPNIIVGDYTYYDDMNGAEKFEEHVTHHYEFIGDKLFIGKFCAIAKGIEFVMNGANHRMCSVTTYPFNIMGNGWEKSTPSLSDLPLKGDTVIGNDVWIGQNVTVMPGVHIGDGAIIAASSVVSKDIPPYHIAGGNPCNIIKKRFDDELIDYLLTIKWWDWPACKIFDNLDTLCSGDLSKIKKI